The Hominilimicola fabiformis genomic interval AATGCAGACGTTAAAAATTAATGCGGCAGAGAAAAACAAAGGCGAAAGACTTGATAAATTCATTGCAGACAATTCGAATATTTCGAGAAGTTATGCGGCAAAATTATGCGAGGACGGTTTTGTGCTTTGCGGAGAAAAACAGCTTTTAAAGAAATATAAGATTTTGGGTACGGAGGAAATAACGATAAATGTACCCGAACCCGAAGAACTTTCTATTGAGCCTGAAAATATACCGCTTAATATCGTATATGAGGACAGTGATGTTATTGTTGTGAACAAACCGCAGGGACTTTGCGTTCACCCTGCACCGGGTAACGAGAGCGGTACGCTTGTAAACGGTCTTGTCTACCATTGCGGTGACGAACTTTCGGCAATTAACGGTGTGATCCGTCCAGGGATTGTGCATAGAATTGATAAGGACACGTCGGGACTTTTGATAGTCGCAAAAAATAATGAGGCACATTTGAAGTTGTCGGAACAGCTTAAAGAACGCAAAGCGATGCGTAAATATGTTGCACTTGTAAACGGCAATATAAAAGAGGACAGCGGCACAATAAATAAGCCTATCGGCAGAAATCCGTCTGACAGAAAGAAAATGGCTGTTGTATTCGACGGACGTGAGGCGGTTACGCATTTTAACGTACTTGAACGGTTCGGACAATATACACTTGTCGAATGTATCCTTGAAACAGGCAGAACACATCAGATAAGAGTGCATATGGCGTCAATCGGTCACAGCATAGTAGGCGACCCGCTTTACGGAATTAAAAAAGAAAAGTTCAATTTAAACGGTCAGTTGCTTCACGCAAAAACGATTGGTTTTGTACACCCGCGGACAGGCGAAATGATGGAA includes:
- a CDS encoding RluA family pseudouridine synthase codes for the protein MQTLKINAAEKNKGERLDKFIADNSNISRSYAAKLCEDGFVLCGEKQLLKKYKILGTEEITINVPEPEELSIEPENIPLNIVYEDSDVIVVNKPQGLCVHPAPGNESGTLVNGLVYHCGDELSAINGVIRPGIVHRIDKDTSGLLIVAKNNEAHLKLSEQLKERKAMRKYVALVNGNIKEDSGTINKPIGRNPSDRKKMAVVFDGREAVTHFNVLERFGQYTLVECILETGRTHQIRVHMASIGHSIVGDPLYGIKKEKFNLNGQLLHAKTIGFVHPRTGEMMEFTSDIPEYFENVLEKLRKR